A section of the Chryseobacterium scophthalmum genome encodes:
- a CDS encoding NAD(P)H-binding protein — MKIIITGSLGNVAKPLVQQLIGEGHDITVISSNETKKDEIEALGAKAAIGSITDLDFLVKTFEGADAAFLMTPPNMGGINIVENTINAGENYAEAIKQTEIKRVVMLSSIGVESPVENGPIKGLHFIEKFYNELENTSVTFLRAGYFYLNFFNDIPLIKNAGIIGANFPQNAKVPLVHPKDIAKAAAEELVKNFEGKNVRYIVSDERKASEFAKVFGNAIGKHELPWIEFKDEDSLNGMLQAGLPQEMAELYTEMGRGIRTGVVQKDFIEHGSVVDGEIKLEEFAKEFAEKFNA, encoded by the coding sequence ATGAAAATAATCATCACAGGTTCATTAGGAAATGTAGCAAAACCCCTTGTTCAACAATTAATTGGGGAAGGTCATGACATCACCGTAATCAGCAGTAACGAAACTAAGAAAGACGAAATAGAAGCTTTAGGTGCAAAAGCAGCAATTGGATCTATTACAGATTTAGATTTTTTAGTTAAAACTTTTGAAGGAGCAGATGCAGCATTTTTAATGACTCCGCCAAACATGGGCGGAATTAATATTGTTGAAAACACCATTAATGCAGGAGAAAATTATGCTGAAGCGATTAAACAAACCGAAATAAAGAGAGTTGTTATGTTAAGCAGCATCGGTGTAGAATCTCCTGTTGAAAACGGACCGATTAAAGGGTTACACTTCATCGAAAAATTCTACAATGAACTGGAAAATACTTCTGTCACATTTTTGAGAGCCGGATATTTTTATTTGAACTTCTTTAATGATATTCCTTTGATTAAAAACGCAGGAATTATAGGAGCTAATTTCCCTCAGAATGCGAAAGTTCCGTTGGTACACCCTAAAGATATTGCAAAAGCAGCAGCTGAAGAATTGGTTAAGAACTTCGAAGGCAAAAATGTAAGATATATTGTAAGTGATGAGCGTAAAGCTTCTGAATTTGCAAAAGTTTTTGGAAATGCGATCGGCAAGCATGAACTTCCGTGGATTGAATTTAAAGATGAAGATTCTTTAAACGGAATGCTTCAAGCCGGACTTCCTCAGGAAATGGCTGAATTGTACACCGAAATGGGAAGAGGAATCAGAACGGGAGTTGTGCAAAAAGA